One Equus asinus isolate D_3611 breed Donkey chromosome 26, EquAss-T2T_v2, whole genome shotgun sequence genomic window carries:
- the TMEM147 gene encoding BOS complex subunit TMEM147 has protein sequence MTLFHFGNCFALAYFPYFITYKCSGLSEYNAFWKCVQAGVTYLFVQLCKMLFLATFFPTWEGGIYDFIGEFMKASVDVADLIGLNLVMSRNAGKGEYKIMVAALGWATAELIMSRCIPLWVGARGIEFDWKYIQMSIDSNISLVHYIVASAQVWMITRYDLYHTFRPAVLLLMFLSVYKAFVMETFVHICSLGSWTALLARAVVTGLLALSTLALYVAVVNVHS, from the exons ATGACCCTATTCCACTTCGGGAACTGCTTCGCCCTGGCCTACTTTCCCTACTTCATCACCTACAAGTGCAGCGGGCT GTCCGAGTACAACGCCTTCTGGAAGTGCGTCCAGGCCGGGGTCACCTACCTCTTCGTGCAGCTGTGCAAG ATGCTGTTCCTGGCCACTTTCTTTCCCACCTGGGAAGGCGGCATCTATGACTTCATTGGG GAGTTCATGAAGGCCAGCGTGGACGTGGCAGACCTGATAGGCCTAAACCTTGTCATGTCCCGGAATGCCGGCAAGGGGGAGTACAAGATCATGGTTgctgccctgggctgggccaCCGCCGAGCTCATTATGTCCCG CTGCATCCCCCTCTGGGTTGGAGCCCGGGGCATTGAGTTTGACTGGAAATACATCCAGATGAGCATTGACTCCAACATCAGTCTG gtccATTACATCGTTGCGTCTGCCCAGGTCTGGATGATAACACGCTACGACCTGTACCACACTTTCCGGCCGGCAGTCCTCCTGCTCATGTTCCTTAGCGTCTACAAGGCCTTTGTCATGGA GACCTTCGTCCACATCTGTTCCCTGGGCAGCTGGACAGCACTGCTGGCCCGAGCGGTGGTGACAGGGCTGCTGGCCCTCAGCACCCTGGCCCTGTATGTTGCTGTTGTCAACGTGCACTCCTAG